The Leptospira saintgironsiae nucleotide sequence ATCTACCTGGATAGGTGACTTCAATCCTTTACAAGGATATACGGAAGGTTTTTCCGCAACAGTTTTAGGATGAATGGCTACTGATAGAATTTTTCCTTTTTTATGTAGCTCGTCTCGCAGAAGTATTAAAAATTCCTGAAATACTTCTTTTTTCTCGCAGGTCATTCCTTCGTAATCTATATCGATTCCATCATATCCGTAAGTATCTATCTCTTTAAGAATATTTTGGATATGAAGATCTCTGACCTTGGTGTTTCCGTTCAGGCCGATTACATCCGAAACTTTTTCGAAATCATTTTCCCATCGAAATATTGTAGGAATGATCAATGTGCGAGGAGACATGAGCCTGAGCCAACGAATCCTTTCGTCTATTTCATCCTTCTTCCAAACGGAAAGTATACGACCTGTATTGTTACGACCACCTTCCAGATTATACAAAAATGGATGGATCTCATCATAAAGATGAATATACTTCATCATTGCATAAAAATCTTGGGACCAGGTAGAAGCAAATAATCTACCTTCTGGAGCAGTAGGAGGTACAACCTTTTGAGACTCTTTTGGCTGTTCCAAAAAACAAGCACCCAAAGTCGCTGAGAATGCTAAAATAAGAATCGAGAAAAATAACTGATTAATAATACGTTTCAATGTTTCCGAGGTTTTTACAAATAGAAACGATGACAAGTCAGAAAACAAATCCAGAGAAACGATAGTTCTAAAGATGGAATACAAAAAAGATTTCAGTCCATTACAGCTCAATCTAGGAATCCAGTATTCTGAGATCGCTCCTTGTACTGAACTCATCTCTTGTATCGCATATTATTGGGAATTTAGTTCCGAATTATCCACACCAAGCCAGTACCAAGTAGTTCCAGATGCCTGCGTAGATCTAATCATGAATATAAACTCGGAGGGCCCTATTTTAATTTCACTCTCCCCTATTTCCTTGGAAAATTTTCCAATCCAGCCAGGAGATCGTTGGTTTGGAATACGATTTTTGCCTTCTGGAATTCGTAAATTTTTTAAGATGGATTTGGGAGAACTAAAAAGCCAAACTTCTATATTTCATGAAATATTTCCGGCAGAGGCCAAAGAGTTAGAAGACAAATTAAGAATTTCTAATTCATTTTTTAATCGTATCAAAACCTGTGATCTTTATTTTTCGGAACTCTTAAAGAAGAAGTCTTTAGGAACTGATCCAAGGATCGAGACTTCTTTGAAAGAAATATATTCGGATTTTCAAAAGCCTACAGAAAAATTAGGACTTCAAATTTCTTCCAGGCATCTCAGAAGATTATTTTCAGAGAATATCGGACTTTCTCCAAAGGAATTCGCAAAAGTTCTCAGATTCCAAGCGGCTCTTAGAAATTGGAAAGAAAACGGCCAGTTAGATATCGGAGAAGGTTTTTATGATCAGTCCCATTTTATCAAGGACTGGAAGAAGTTCACAGGTCTCACACCTTCTTCTTTGCGTAAATTCCGCTAATACTTTGTCCGATTTTTACAATTCAAATCTTTCATTTCAGGTTAAATTCCAAGTCATAGGAGAAACTTATGAAATTAAATCCAGGAATAGTCACGAGTAAACTAAAAGAGACCAAGGAATTTTATGTAGGCAAATTAGGATTCCAGATCGTTTTTGAGAATGATTGGTATATTCTTCTTTCCACCCCAAACGGAAAACATGAAATTTCATTTTTACTTCCGGAACTTCCGAGCCAAAACTCCGCCTTCCAAAAAGAATATTCTGGATTTGGAATGTATCTCACGATTGAAACTGAAGATGTAGATCTTCTTTATTCTGAACTGAAAAAGAAAAACTTATCTATTCTTTTGGATTTAAAAGAAGAAGAATGGGGAGATAGACATTTTGCAATCTCTGATCCGAATGGGATCGGTATAGATTTCGTGAAATATACAGCACCTGTGAGCGCTTAGATAGACATTCCGTTTTTCTTGAGTATGTCCAATGCGGTTTGCCTTAAAATTGGATGAACAACAAAATCTTCCGGATCCGGAGCCTTTCTTTCGGGTTCGGGATTTTTGAACTTATCCGGTCCAATCCATTGGGAGAGGGCCCATAACATTCTTTGGAAAATTTCGTCTATCCTTCTCTGATAACCCGCCTTCTTATAATAACCGTAGGCGAGGATCGGAAGTTTTTTTTCGAACATGAAATGGTCTCCTAAACGAATGAGCCCATCCTTGTATTCTGTTTTCAGAAAACATTCCCTGGCTTTTCGGATATCACCTTCGTTGAAGGCCTGATTTCCCTGACGGATCAGTTCCATTCTTTCTTTAGGATCCATAGTTTTACTATCGTCAGGTTTTTCGATTTCGCAAGGCTTTTTACCTTCTTCTTCCCTTCTGAAAACGGAAACGAAACAAAAAATCTTGTATAGAACCAGAGTTCCCCATCATTTGTCTTTGTATGAGTACTTTAAAAGCGGGGTCTAAGGCCCCTAGTTTTACGACCCTGAACCAAGACGGGGAAAAGGTCTCTCTCAAGGATCTGGCCGGAAAAAAAGGTTTGGTATTATATTTTTATCCTAAGGACCAAACCCCAGGTTGCACTACCGAGGCCTGCGATTTTAGGGATAATTTTGCTAGGCTAAAAAAAGAAGGCTATAATGTAGTCGGGGTCTCCAAAGATTCAGTTAAGTCCCACCAGAAATTTATAGAAAAACAAGAACTCAATTTTACTCTTCTATCTGATGAAGACGGAAGTATCTGCGAGGCTTATGGAGTGTGGCAGTTGAAAAAGTTTATGGGAAGAGAATTTATGGGAATTCTCAGAACCACATTCTTGATCGGAACAGATCTGAAAATTTTGAAAGTTTATCCGAAGGTAAGCGTGAAAGGTCACGTAGATGAGATACTCGGAGATATCAAGGCGTTGGACAAAAAATGAAGATAGAAAGATCAAAAATCAATTTTAGCATCGGGAAGAATACTTCCAAAAATATTTATAAAGTAATCCCAGTTACAAAAGACAATCTGCCTAAAGAATTAGAGACTAAATTTTCCGACCAGATCCGTTCCGGAATATTCACGGCAGAATCCGGACAAAGTTTTATAGATGAGTCTGAAAGAATTATTTACCTGGGTCTTGGGAACTCCAACAAAGTAAGCATTCGTTCCGTAGCTCAGATTTTCTTAAGTATAGGAGAAAAACTTCGCAAATGGGATTCAGTGGGCTTGGAAATCAAACTCACCAGGTTTTTGACCAAAACTCTTTCTCCTTCTTCTTTAGTTTACCAGATCGCAAATTCAATCGATCTAGGCGCATTTCCCATCAATGTTCTTACCAAAGATTTTAAAGACAAAAAACTAAAATTTGGAAACGTAAGTTTTGTATTAGAAGATCCTAATGCAGAAAAATCTGCGAAATCTGGTCTAGATAAATCCAGAGCGGTTAGTAAATATGTGAATGGCGCCAGATATATCGCTCACCTTCCTGCTAATCATTTCACTCCAGAAGAATTTGTTTCTCGTTCCAAAGAGATCGCAAAAGAAGCGGGACTAAAGATCACCGTAATGGACGAACCCCAACTTAAAAAAGAAAAGATGGGTGGAATTCTCGCAGTCTCCCAAGGTTCCGACAAAAAACCTAAGATGATCGTTTTGGAATATAATCCTCCTAAGGCAAAATCCAAAAAGAAATTAGCTCTGATCGGAAAAGGTCTTACATTCGATTCGGGCGGGATAAGTATCAAACCTGCACAAGACATGCATGAAATGAAATATGATATGTGTGGTGCAGCTGCAGTGATCCATGCAATTGGTGCGATTGCAGAATTAGGTATCTCTGTTCCAGTAATTGCAGCTATAGGAGTTGCGGAGAATATGCCGGATGCTGCCGCTTTAAAACCGGGAGACGTTTACACTGCTCATAATGGTCTCACTGTCGAAGTCCAAAACACAGACGCAGAAGGCCGCCTCGTTTTAGGCGATGTTCTTTCTTATATTGGAAAAAAATACAAACCGGACTATATGGTGGATCTTGCCACTTTAACCGGAGCGATCATCATTTCTTTGGGCCATGAAGCTGCTGGAGTTATGAGTAATTCCGACAAACTACGTGGGCTCTTGGATGAGGCTTCGGCTTCTTCCGACGAAAGGACCTGGAATCTGCCTTTATGGGAAGAATATGGCGAAGATCTAAAGAGCGATATAGCAGATTTACGTAATATTGCGGGACGCCCAGGTGGAAGCCTTTCCGCTGCAAAATACCTGGAACGTTTTGTGGATTCAGGAATTGATTGGGCTCACATTGATATCGCAGGAACCGCTTGGAGAAAAAAAGCATCCGGCACCCAAATTGGGAACGGACCAAGTGGATATGGCGTGAGATTGCTTGTAGACTTGGCCGAAAAATTAGAAAAAAACCGGGGAGTTTAATCCCCGGCAATCTTCGATCCACACCATTGGAAGACTGACCGGTTTTACCGTTCTGGGGTTATCAGTCTTCCTTTTCCATATTTATATTTCCGAATACCGCAAACGAAGGTACGGTATATTGTTTTAAGTAAGTAAAGTCTGATTGTTTCGTATAAAGATTAGAATCATCTATGGAACCAGGCGGCAGAGAGGTATCATACAATGCTTGTGCAGCATGCATTTCCGTTCTGCTTGGTTCGAATACATTTCCAGTCAACATAGGGAACATCAGATCTTTAGGATCTTGAGAATGTTGTAATCCAAGGCAATGCCCCACTTCATGGGCGACAGTTGCGATGATATATTCTTTTGCATCGATGGTGCTTCCTTCCATCCTCATTGCATCTGCAGTTGCTTTGATCCTGTCTTTAAAAATAAAAATGACACTGTTTTCTATACTTGTAGTTGCGCTGATAGAACATGCAGCGAGATAAAATGGATTAGAAGAGAATAGTTGGCAGTCTTTTATATTTTTTTGTGAGATACCCTCTACATGACATTTACCCGATTCGGTAAATGCTATAGTGTTTCTCATTCTATCCACTCTAGTTTTGGCTGGATATACATCTATACCGAGGCCCCATTTTTGAGCCGCTGATTTTGTAAGTTGTAATCCGCCTTTCATTTCTTCTCCATAGGCTACCCAGAGAAGTTGTTTTTCTTCCCAAGTAAGATCGCTAGTTGGATTTCCCATTTGGGCACATTGCGAAAATGCAATAAGGCATAGTACGGACAGAGCTAAAGATACCCTCATTATTTTTCCCCAGAAAATATCCGATTTCAGAGTTTTTGTTTTTAGAAATCGAATCCGACGAATACGGATTTAGCTTTTTGTAATGTATCTTTAAATTTTCTCTGTCGCGGGATCGATCATCGCGAGTGAGTTTTTCTTTTTTATTCAGACTTGTTTATTCAACAAATCCCCGGTTCTAAATATTATGACGAAGCAGTTACAAAAATTTGCATCAAAAATTTTATTTTTCATAAATTATATTAAATAAATCGAATGTTATAATTATTTCAGATTGAGAATCGTTTTGAGAAGCGAACGCAAAAATAAATACTCATTTAAGGTTAGTAAATTTATTTCCAAACTCCCTCTAAATGTTCTGATCTATATTTTGAAATTTTTTATACCGAAAGATTTACTCTTCTTTTGGAAATTTATTTCCAAAATGAAAAATGTTTCCGGTGCTCCTTTACTCTTCCTTTTTTAATTTCTTAAGGGCCAGATTCTCCCCCGAAAACCCGACTTTTTTTTCCAAACTTCTAAAACCGGGCTTTTTTTTACTTGGCCCGTAGTGCGCCGCAAAAAGACTGGTCATATATAGTGCAATGCACTATAAGAGGAGGCAAGGAGAATGCTCCAGCCTAAAGTTAGAAAAAGATACATATTCATCGCCTCGTTACCCCTGCTCTACCAATCATTCGTGGCCCCAATCGCGGGTTCCCTGATCGGAAAGAGCACTCCTGGTAGGATCTCCTTACCGGAAAGCGCCCAAATCAAAGAATACATTCGCTCAGAGAGACCAAGCCTTACTGAAACAGAGCTGGAACTTCTCTCCTTAACCGTAGAAAAGGAATCAGAAAGGATCAATAATAGCGCCTGCGGAGTTTATTGCCAAAAAGGAGAGAAGGCAGGGTTACTTCTCGGGATCATCAAAACGGAGTCAGAATTCTACCGAAAAGCAAGATCCAAGAAGAATGCACTTGGGCTCATGCAGATCATGCCCGGGACCGGATCCTGGATCGCATCTTGGGAAGGAAAACATATCAAAAAACAAGACTTACTGGAGCCCGAGACAAATATCCATCTTGGAGTCTCTTATCTGAACCATCTTTTAGAAACACATGAGGGAAATATCCGCATAGCTCTTCTCGCATATAATGCGGGACCGGGAGCGGTTAAAAAATGGGGAGGAGTTCCTGCCTACGCTGAAAGTGTGTTTTCAGGCCAGGAAGAATATTTAGGAAGCAGGGAATCATTCTAACGTTTTTGCATCCATAGAACGCAGGACCTAAGCATCTCACTCATATGCTTCCGATCCGTATGAGTGGGGTGCCCGTGGCCTGGAAGAAGCCACTCAAAATTATAATTTTCCAAGTCCTGCATGGACTTGGTTTGTTCTTCCCAAGAATACCAGCAAGCACCCCTAAAAGCGATCAGCCTTTCTTTTTTAGGATCAAATGCTAGATGGTCTCCAGAAAATAGAAATTTATGTTTATATAATAGAGTAGAATGTCCCTTTGTATGTCCCGGCCCAGGTATTACCAATAGATCCTGCTCAAGTGCGAATGGTTCTTTTCCTCTAATCACTATTTCCGCATTTGGAACTGCAGATAGATCTCCTTCATGAATGATCCTTTGAGTTCCGAAATCATTATGAAATTTTTCGTGATCTGCAACATCATCTCTATGTGTTAGAAAATGATATTTGATCCCGCCTAGGTTTTTTATCTTTTCAGAAAGTGATGGAATATATCTAGGAGAATCCACAAGTACGTTACCTTCTTCCCTTACAATTAAATAGGAGAAGGCGCCGAACGAATCCTTTGAATGGAAACCACAATGATAGACCTCGTCTTGGATCTGTCTTGGAAAAGATAATTTGGCTTCCGTGAGATCAATCCGATCTTCTGTTCCAATAGAAGCTGTAGGGCAAGCAACTAACGCCTGTAAGGCTTGGAATTTTTCGGATTCTGATTCAGGTTGTTTTTTAACGAAGGAACCTGTTTGGTCTTCTCCGAATATATCGGAGGCTAAGATCCTGCAGGTTTCACAATCTATACAACTGGAATCCACATAGATCTGTCCGGGAGAATTTTGGACCTTTCTTTTTGCCAAAGTCGCCATACGGATTAGACTGTTTTTATTTCACCCAGTCGCTTCTGTTAAAATACTTATCCTCTAAACTTTTCAATTCTCCTGTTCGTTTGAATTCCGACAGAAAAAATTCAAAATTACGGGAGAAGTAAATATCACCTTTAGGAAGTAAAGCACTCACATGATTTTCTTGAACTGGCTCCATAAGTGCCCTAAAATTAGATAAAATACTTTTTTGTTTTAGCAGAAGTCCCTTGATATAAAGAGAATCTCCCACAAAACAATTTGCCTGTCCTTCTTTCACAGAATTCCAAGCGCTTTCCATAGAACCGTAAGTGAATATCCTGGAATTCGGAAAAATACTTAAAAGATATTCGTGGCTGGAAGAAAATGCACGAACTGAAAAGCTAAGCCCGCTTACACTTTCCAAGTCCTTTATACTTCTGAAATATACTGTAGAGATAATATTTCCTTCCGGAGGAGGAGGAAGTGCATTCTTATTTACCAAAGCTCCAGGTGTGGAAACCAAATAAGGAGAACTGAAACTTCCTTTTTTAGATCTTTCTAATGTAGAACTCAAGCCCGAAAATGCGATATCCGCTTCTCCGTTCTTGATTGCTTCCGCGTAATCTTCAAATTCTGGACGGTTTGTAAATGTGTATTTTACTCCCAAGAACTCAGCGTATTTTTTTCCAAGTTCAACATCGAATCCGGGAAAACCATCTTTGGGGTCAGATATATAAAATGGGTCGAAGTTGCGATTTCCAGTAACTCTCAATTCACCTCTTTTTTGGATCTCTTCTAAACGAGAACCAGAGATGTTTTGAGAGAATAAAGGAGAAAGTATAAAAAACGAAAATAGAAGTCCGAATATTCGAAACACCATTCTTTTATATTTTCTTAGCCCTTATGGATCAAGGGAAAAAACAAGGATCTCTCATACTAGAGTCGATCAGATAAATATGTTTTTTTAGTAAGAATCAGGGAACGTTTTCCCCTCTCCGGGTTTACCTATATACAAAGAGAGAATCCTGGAATCCTATTTTGTATCCATTCATCCAAACCAATATCCAAAGCCCACAAACCTACTTAGTGTTCTTCTTATTTTGTTTTTTATCCTGCCAAAATCGAGATGCGGATAAGGTAAGCTTAACTGTTTTCGGGGACGGAGTTGCATTCAATATAGATGGAGAATTGGATATGGATAAGACTGCAAGCTGTGGGACAGCTACTCCTTATAGTTCTTCCAGCACGAGCACCACTACTACGACTACAACAAGTACAAGCACCACAAACTTATATACAGTGATCACAAGATTATACTTTAAAACAGGTGAATATCTATATCTCAAGTTTTTATACGATGCTACGCAAAACCAAGGCTCCATTGATTCTACTCAAGGTTTCTCATATTCGGGAGGAATCGGAACATCAGCAGTGGTTTCTAATTACGGTAAAATTTATTGGGGAGGAAGTGGCGTGCCTGTAGATACAAGTGTTTCCAGTTCCCAGGCTCTTTCTTATCTTAATGTGGATTTGGATCTGGTCGGCACCGCAGTTTCAAGTGGAAGTGTCGCACTTTCTCTTACCCAATGTTATACTGTAGATAATATCAATTGTACTTCCGCTACTTCTACAAGTATGTGTTATACCCAAGATGGAGAGACATGTTATAATACGCAGAATGTTTCAGGTCCTTCCGTCAGTATAAAGGGAGAAGTAAATTGTACAAGTAGTACGATTTCTTCCGGAAGTTCTTCTAGCACTAGTACACAATAAAAATAATTCGTCAGAAATAGTAGGTGATCGTTTTGGATTTTAAAAAACTTAAATTACTCGTTCTTCTTTTACTTGTCTTTGGATCAGTAAGTTTCTTATTTGCAGAGCCCCCTCCTCCACCCCCATTTGGCCCGGAACCATTTGATTTTTTTATACCAGGTGGAGGTCCAGGCCCAAGAGAAAGAGAAGATAGAAATTTTGAAAAGTTTTCCAAAGAACTTTCTTTAACTCCTGAGCAAATCGATAAGGCAAAGGCCGCAACCGAAAAAAGACAAAATATTAGTCGGAGTGTAGGGGAGAAGTTACCTTCTCTTCACGAATCCTTACGAAAGCTATTAGAATCTCCGAAAGTAGATCTGGTAGCAGTAAAATCCAAACTGAAAGAGATCAGCGACATACAATTTGAATTAAGATTTCTGCATATAAAAGGAAGATTGGAATTTGAGTCCATTCTGACTCCTGATCAAAAACAAAAGCTAAACCAACTCCATAAGGAAAGACTAAATAGGCTGAAGGAAAGAAGGGATTTTCCTCATCACCATGGTCCGCCTCCCGGCCCTCCTCCAGGAGATAGAGACTGTAGATAGAATGACGGAACCCGAATTAATCCGGATCATAGAATCCAGTAAGGAGACTGTCCTCAAGTCCATCCGTAGGCATATTTTGCCTGGGATGGCTTCTCTAGTTGAGGACCTGGTCCAAGATACATATTTAAGATATTACCTTAAGTTCAAAAACAGACCAAGTTTGGATCCTCAAGATGCAAATCGTTGGTTATATGTTGCTGCCAGAAACGAATGCAGAAGAGCAATCCGAAAATGGAATAGAGAAGGAAGAGCTTATTCAAAACTACAAGCAGAGATAAAAGTTTCCGAAAAGAAAGAACAAGATATAGCAGCGATCGAACCAGACCCGGACAAACGTAAATGGATAGAATCTCAAATTAATCTCTTGCCTTCTCCATATAAAGAAACTATGATTCTTAGGTTGGGTGGCGAGAAGATGGAATCGATTGCTAAAAAATTAGCGATCTCCGAAGGAACTGTTAAGTCCAGGATCTCCAGAGCAAAAGAATGGTTATCCCGGTTTGCATCGAATCAAAAAGGAAGAGAAGAAAAATGAAAGAACCTAATATCGATGCCGATCTAGACCGAAAAATTGGATCCTTACTCAAAGATCCTGATCTTGCTAAAAGGATCGCGGGCAAAGTAATCGCCAAAGCAGAAATACAAGAAGTTTCTAAAAATATATTCGTATGGCAGGCAGCAATAGCCGCAGTTTTACTTTTAGGATTAGCAGGGCTTGCTACTTTTTATGTGCGTAGTTTGAAAGAATCTGAGGATCCTTATTCCAGTTCACAAAACTCTGCAGAATATCTGGCTTCTCCCATCGAAACTGAATATATTTGGGAAAATACTGATCTGATCATAGAGACTTCTTTTTCAGAAAGGTAAACTTTCGAAAACAAAATACTCGCAAAAGCAGATCTAATCTGTTTGAAGCTCCGGGATATTTTTATAATATTCTAATGATTCAGGATTGATGAGAGCGTCTTGATTCGTAACAGCTTCCCCTTGTACTGTTTTTTTAACAGCGATCTCTACCTTCTTCATATTCCGAGTATAAGGAATATCCGCAACTTGAACGATCTTGGACGGAACATGACGAGGAGAAACCTTATCCTTGATCTCCTTTTTAATCTTGGATTCAAATGAAGGATCCAAAATTGCACCTGGGGCCATTTTTAAGAATAAGATCACTCTTACATCGTCCTTCCATTCTTGACCGATCACTACTGAGTCAGCGATTTCTGAAATAGTTTCTAATAAGCTATATAAGTCCGCGGTTCCAATACGAACTCCTCCTGGATTCAAGGTAGCATCTGATCTTCCATATACTACCATCCCTCCATTAGGAAGAATTTCTGCAAAATCACCATGTCTCCATATATTGGAATACGTATCGAAATAAGCGCCTATGTATTTTTTTCCATCAGGATCATTCCAAAATTCTAATGGCATAGAAGGAAACGGTTTTGTACAAACTAGCTCTCCCTTTTGTCCCTGGACTGGTTTTCCGGAATCATCAAAAATTTGGACTGCCATTCCGAGACCTAATGATTGTAATTCCCCGGAATGTACAGGTAAATTAGGATTTCCTAATGCAAAACATCCATTCAGATCGGTTCCTCCCGAAATAGAGGAAAGTCTTAGGTCCTTCTTCCAAGATTCGTATACATAATCGAATCCATATCCTGGCAATGGTGATCCTGTGGACAATACAGCTTTTACAGAAGATAGGTCTACGCTTGGTTTGTATTTTTCCTTCTCCAAACTAAGAATATACTTAGCTCCTACTCCGAATACTTTTACCTTACGATCAGAAACGTAACGGAATAATACTCCAGGATCCGGATAAAATGGATTTCCATCGAATAAATGCACTGTTGCTCCGATAGAAAGGGAACTCACGAGCCAGTTCCACATCATCCACCCGCAGGTAGTATAATAGAAGATCCCATCCCCCTCTCTCAGGTCCGTATGCAGCGCGAGTTCCTTCCAATGATTTAGAAAAACTCCTGAACCTTGGACCATACATTTAGGAAGTCCTGTTGTTCCAGAAGAGTACATGATATAAACAGGATGATCAAAAGATGTTTGGTAAAATTCTGGTTCTTTTCCCAAAAAAGATTTATAAGATTCTTCTAATGGAATTGCGTTATTAGGGAATCCATCCGTGATATT carries:
- a CDS encoding helix-turn-helix domain-containing protein, which codes for MEYKKDFSPLQLNLGIQYSEIAPCTELISCIAYYWEFSSELSTPSQYQVVPDACVDLIMNINSEGPILISLSPISLENFPIQPGDRWFGIRFLPSGIRKFFKMDLGELKSQTSIFHEIFPAEAKELEDKLRISNSFFNRIKTCDLYFSELLKKKSLGTDPRIETSLKEIYSDFQKPTEKLGLQISSRHLRRLFSENIGLSPKEFAKVLRFQAALRNWKENGQLDIGEGFYDQSHFIKDWKKFTGLTPSSLRKFR
- a CDS encoding VOC family protein, with the protein product MKLNPGIVTSKLKETKEFYVGKLGFQIVFENDWYILLSTPNGKHEISFLLPELPSQNSAFQKEYSGFGMYLTIETEDVDLLYSELKKKNLSILLDLKEEEWGDRHFAISDPNGIGIDFVKYTAPVSA
- the bcp gene encoding thioredoxin-dependent thiol peroxidase — protein: MSTLKAGSKAPSFTTLNQDGEKVSLKDLAGKKGLVLYFYPKDQTPGCTTEACDFRDNFARLKKEGYNVVGVSKDSVKSHQKFIEKQELNFTLLSDEDGSICEAYGVWQLKKFMGREFMGILRTTFLIGTDLKILKVYPKVSVKGHVDEILGDIKALDKK
- a CDS encoding leucyl aminopeptidase, translated to MKIERSKINFSIGKNTSKNIYKVIPVTKDNLPKELETKFSDQIRSGIFTAESGQSFIDESERIIYLGLGNSNKVSIRSVAQIFLSIGEKLRKWDSVGLEIKLTRFLTKTLSPSSLVYQIANSIDLGAFPINVLTKDFKDKKLKFGNVSFVLEDPNAEKSAKSGLDKSRAVSKYVNGARYIAHLPANHFTPEEFVSRSKEIAKEAGLKITVMDEPQLKKEKMGGILAVSQGSDKKPKMIVLEYNPPKAKSKKKLALIGKGLTFDSGGISIKPAQDMHEMKYDMCGAAAVIHAIGAIAELGISVPVIAAIGVAENMPDAAALKPGDVYTAHNGLTVEVQNTDAEGRLVLGDVLSYIGKKYKPDYMVDLATLTGAIIISLGHEAAGVMSNSDKLRGLLDEASASSDERTWNLPLWEEYGEDLKSDIADLRNIAGRPGGSLSAAKYLERFVDSGIDWAHIDIAGTAWRKKASGTQIGNGPSGYGVRLLVDLAEKLEKNRGV
- a CDS encoding matrixin family metalloprotease, which gives rise to MRVSLALSVLCLIAFSQCAQMGNPTSDLTWEEKQLLWVAYGEEMKGGLQLTKSAAQKWGLGIDVYPAKTRVDRMRNTIAFTESGKCHVEGISQKNIKDCQLFSSNPFYLAACSISATTSIENSVIFIFKDRIKATADAMRMEGSTIDAKEYIIATVAHEVGHCLGLQHSQDPKDLMFPMLTGNVFEPSRTEMHAAQALYDTSLPPGSIDDSNLYTKQSDFTYLKQYTVPSFAVFGNINMEKED
- a CDS encoding lytic transglycosylase domain-containing protein, with amino-acid sequence MLQPKVRKRYIFIASLPLLYQSFVAPIAGSLIGKSTPGRISLPESAQIKEYIRSERPSLTETELELLSLTVEKESERINNSACGVYCQKGEKAGLLLGIIKTESEFYRKARSKKNALGLMQIMPGTGSWIASWEGKHIKKQDLLEPETNIHLGVSYLNHLLETHEGNIRIALLAYNAGPGAVKKWGGVPAYAESVFSGQEEYLGSRESF
- a CDS encoding MBL fold metallo-hydrolase, coding for MATLAKRKVQNSPGQIYVDSSCIDCETCRILASDIFGEDQTGSFVKKQPESESEKFQALQALVACPTASIGTEDRIDLTEAKLSFPRQIQDEVYHCGFHSKDSFGAFSYLIVREEGNVLVDSPRYIPSLSEKIKNLGGIKYHFLTHRDDVADHEKFHNDFGTQRIIHEGDLSAVPNAEIVIRGKEPFALEQDLLVIPGPGHTKGHSTLLYKHKFLFSGDHLAFDPKKERLIAFRGACWYSWEEQTKSMQDLENYNFEWLLPGHGHPTHTDRKHMSEMLRSCVLWMQKR
- a CDS encoding substrate-binding periplasmic protein, producing the protein MVFRIFGLLFSFFILSPLFSQNISGSRLEEIQKRGELRVTGNRNFDPFYISDPKDGFPGFDVELGKKYAEFLGVKYTFTNRPEFEDYAEAIKNGEADIAFSGLSSTLERSKKGSFSSPYLVSTPGALVNKNALPPPPEGNIISTVYFRSIKDLESVSGLSFSVRAFSSSHEYLLSIFPNSRIFTYGSMESAWNSVKEGQANCFVGDSLYIKGLLLKQKSILSNFRALMEPVQENHVSALLPKGDIYFSRNFEFFLSEFKRTGELKSLEDKYFNRSDWVK
- a CDS encoding LIC10920 family plasminogen-binding lipoprotein, with protein sequence MYPFIQTNIQSPQTYLVFFLFCFLSCQNRDADKVSLTVFGDGVAFNIDGELDMDKTASCGTATPYSSSSTSTTTTTTTSTSTTNLYTVITRLYFKTGEYLYLKFLYDATQNQGSIDSTQGFSYSGGIGTSAVVSNYGKIYWGGSGVPVDTSVSSSQALSYLNVDLDLVGTAVSSGSVALSLTQCYTVDNINCTSATSTSMCYTQDGETCYNTQNVSGPSVSIKGEVNCTSSTISSGSSSSTSTQ
- a CDS encoding Spy/CpxP family protein refolding chaperone, producing MIVLDFKKLKLLVLLLLVFGSVSFLFAEPPPPPPFGPEPFDFFIPGGGPGPREREDRNFEKFSKELSLTPEQIDKAKAATEKRQNISRSVGEKLPSLHESLRKLLESPKVDLVAVKSKLKEISDIQFELRFLHIKGRLEFESILTPDQKQKLNQLHKERLNRLKERRDFPHHHGPPPGPPPGDRDCR
- a CDS encoding RNA polymerase sigma factor — encoded protein: MTEPELIRIIESSKETVLKSIRRHILPGMASLVEDLVQDTYLRYYLKFKNRPSLDPQDANRWLYVAARNECRRAIRKWNREGRAYSKLQAEIKVSEKKEQDIAAIEPDPDKRKWIESQINLLPSPYKETMILRLGGEKMESIAKKLAISEGTVKSRISRAKEWLSRFASNQKGREEK
- a CDS encoding acetoacetate--CoA ligase, encoding MNQTLWTPSPELIQNSRLTEFQNFAEQKIGKKFKNYAELHSWSAEFPEKFWGLIWEFAPVIHSKTYEDIIRPGKTFREAQFFPGAKLNFAQNLLRKKDDTVAIFYRGESGAEKSLTYSELYKNVGALAAYFRSEGVEPGDRIAGLMPNVPDTVLAMLAATSIGAVWTSCSPDFGVKGVLDRFGQIKPKILITTDLYEFKGKSLPLATIVQEISSQLPDLKKILISEYPRLGSDDQKNITDGFPNNAIPLEESYKSFLGKEPEFYQTSFDHPVYIMYSSGTTGLPKCMVQGSGVFLNHWKELALHTDLREGDGIFYYTTCGWMMWNWLVSSLSIGATVHLFDGNPFYPDPGVLFRYVSDRKVKVFGVGAKYILSLEKEKYKPSVDLSSVKAVLSTGSPLPGYGFDYVYESWKKDLRLSSISGGTDLNGCFALGNPNLPVHSGELQSLGLGMAVQIFDDSGKPVQGQKGELVCTKPFPSMPLEFWNDPDGKKYIGAYFDTYSNIWRHGDFAEILPNGGMVVYGRSDATLNPGGVRIGTADLYSLLETISEIADSVVIGQEWKDDVRVILFLKMAPGAILDPSFESKIKKEIKDKVSPRHVPSKIVQVADIPYTRNMKKVEIAVKKTVQGEAVTNQDALINPESLEYYKNIPELQTD